A part of Blastopirellula marina genomic DNA contains:
- a CDS encoding alpha-ketoglutarate-dependent dioxygenase AlkB, whose protein sequence is MPTNVSAVLLEAGFLNTQQALFDELLRLVTWDERMQARKTASFGKPYDYSQMNYQPAELLPCLVELRERLQQRLGVAFNNCLANYYETGENRMGYHADDTSGLIDGTGVAIVSLGSVRTISFRAIDNDARAQYELEPGSLLYMDAEVQTAWKHAINRQPDAGPRISLTWRAVR, encoded by the coding sequence ATGCCGACGAACGTTTCTGCAGTTCTACTTGAAGCAGGTTTTCTGAACACTCAGCAAGCATTGTTTGATGAGTTACTGCGTCTTGTCACATGGGACGAGAGAATGCAGGCCCGAAAGACGGCCAGCTTCGGGAAGCCATATGATTACTCGCAGATGAACTACCAACCGGCGGAGCTGCTTCCTTGCCTGGTCGAACTTCGTGAACGGCTTCAGCAGCGACTCGGCGTTGCTTTCAACAACTGCCTCGCGAACTATTACGAGACCGGCGAGAACCGCATGGGCTACCACGCCGACGATACCTCGGGACTAATCGACGGGACAGGCGTGGCGATCGTTTCTCTGGGCAGTGTCCGTACGATTTCTTTCCGTGCGATCGATAATGATGCGCGAGCACAATACGAGCTCGAACCTGGTTCGCTTCTTTATATGGACGCCGAAGTCCAGACGGCTTGGAAACACGCGATCAATCGACAGCCAGACGCTGGCCCGCGAATTAGCCTGACTTGGCGAGCCGTGCGTTAG
- a CDS encoding arylsulfatase B has product MPRLLTLLALVASFFPASFAFAEEVAGSRPNIVFILADDMGWNQPGFNNPARKSLTPNIDALAAEGMRLNEFYTHSVCAPTRSAFLTGRYAFRTWSDWRTEDFGKPSYLAKLGLTLAHNDRGEPTRRIHALDTEEITIAEVLQDSGYFTALLGKWHLGEWLPEHLPMGQGFEYQYGHYAWGIDYYTKTIVHNAPARFAVYDWHRNQQPVNEEGYSTDLIAAEAERVIAARKDDERPFFMYVAFNAVHGPLNPPPGFSGDVNDPMAIRDAMLVSLDKAVARIEQALDDNGFQDNTLLVFTNDNGPVLEELSRPFRGTKNTTFEGGVRQPAIIRWPGKVKPGSSQDGLMFVTDFYPTFRTLAGSNMPQARPIDGIDMTEMLFDGQPSQRHEIIYDVAGSVRLPTIRQGDFKLMGDMLFNIKTDPAEQVDVALKHPQLVAQLRERVTEVGAERPPLGDKPLLMDPPLPYVYGLEEQKETPQWLIDKVEAVRATQPKQWAPGETPWPKAPMGAEASKMDGLRDEVAK; this is encoded by the coding sequence ATGCCTCGTTTGCTTACGCTGCTCGCGTTGGTCGCCTCCTTTTTTCCCGCTTCTTTCGCCTTTGCGGAAGAAGTCGCTGGCAGTCGGCCCAACATTGTCTTCATCCTGGCCGATGACATGGGCTGGAATCAGCCGGGCTTTAACAACCCAGCCAGAAAGTCGCTGACACCTAACATTGATGCCCTGGCCGCCGAAGGGATGCGTCTCAATGAGTTTTACACCCACAGTGTGTGTGCCCCGACACGCTCTGCCTTCTTGACGGGTCGCTACGCATTCCGCACGTGGAGCGATTGGCGAACCGAAGACTTCGGCAAACCCAGCTACCTCGCCAAACTTGGACTCACGCTGGCCCATAACGATCGGGGCGAACCAACCCGGCGCATCCATGCCCTCGATACCGAAGAGATCACGATTGCTGAAGTCCTCCAGGACTCCGGTTACTTCACCGCCTTGCTTGGCAAGTGGCATCTCGGCGAGTGGTTACCAGAACATCTGCCGATGGGGCAGGGGTTCGAGTATCAATACGGGCACTACGCCTGGGGCATCGACTACTACACCAAGACAATCGTCCACAACGCCCCGGCCCGCTTTGCCGTTTACGATTGGCATCGCAATCAGCAGCCGGTGAATGAAGAAGGTTATAGCACTGATCTAATCGCCGCCGAGGCCGAGCGAGTGATCGCCGCGCGGAAGGATGATGAGCGTCCTTTCTTCATGTACGTTGCATTCAACGCAGTCCATGGCCCCTTGAATCCTCCGCCTGGGTTTTCGGGAGACGTGAACGATCCGATGGCGATACGTGACGCGATGCTGGTAAGTCTGGACAAGGCCGTGGCCCGCATCGAACAGGCCCTGGATGACAACGGATTCCAAGACAACACCCTGTTAGTCTTCACCAACGATAACGGCCCCGTATTGGAAGAACTGAGCAGGCCGTTCCGTGGCACCAAAAACACAACCTTTGAAGGGGGCGTTCGCCAACCCGCGATCATCCGTTGGCCAGGCAAAGTGAAGCCAGGGAGCAGCCAAGATGGCCTGATGTTTGTCACCGATTTCTATCCGACGTTCCGTACGCTTGCTGGAAGTAACATGCCACAAGCCCGTCCGATCGACGGGATCGACATGACCGAGATGCTATTTGACGGGCAACCGAGCCAGCGTCACGAAATCATCTACGACGTCGCCGGTAGCGTCCGCCTGCCGACGATTCGGCAAGGCGATTTCAAATTGATGGGGGACATGCTATTTAACATCAAAACCGACCCTGCCGAGCAAGTCGACGTCGCCCTGAAACATCCTCAGCTTGTTGCGCAGCTTCGTGAACGCGTCACCGAAGTCGGTGCCGAGCGACCTCCGCTGGGAGACAAACCGCTGCTGATGGATCCTCCGCTGCCGTACGTTTATGGGCTGGAAGAACAGAAGGAGACGCCGCAGTGGCTGATCGACAAGGTCGAAGCGGTTCGAGCCACACAGCCGAAACAATGGGCCCCCGGCGAGACACCCTGGCCAAAAGCCCCGATGGGCGCCGAGGCCAGCAAGATGGATGGGCTGAGGGATGAAGTGGCCAAATAG